In the Populus trichocarpa isolate Nisqually-1 chromosome 1, P.trichocarpa_v4.1, whole genome shotgun sequence genome, one interval contains:
- the LOC7457687 gene encoding YTH domain-containing protein ECT2 isoform X4 encodes MATLSSSAEQTSDLLQKLSIDSQTKTLDMPEPTNKPSDRSVTPVLSNFMDPTVCYLPNGYPSYYYGGYNGTGEWDDYSKYLNTEGVDMTSGNGSAMYPHGYWYGPYGPYSPAASPVPTMGNDGQLYGPQHYQYPTPYFQPLTPTSEPFIPSHVAPSQGDLSITTAADQKSLPVETGKENSNGIANGGDVKGANGAVPYKPKYQNSYGRGSYTKGIPASGYKDLRSCFDRLQPDIPLLDSSVLSDGLYRNTDISSSFSKASNAPSSRNQNFHQNSHFMGWQHPGLASGMGSTHGYMNRMYSNKLYGQYGNGFKSGMGFGSGGYNAGINGQGWLPIDSKYKPKGQGNGYFGFRNENIDGLNELNRGPRAKGYFKNQKGFVPSTVAVKGQSVPSSDANAEEKDKTTEVPDREQYNKADFPVEYVDAKFFIIKSYSEDDVHKCIKYNVWASTPNGNKKLDAAYQEAGQKSGGCPVFLLFSVNTSGQFVGLAEMTGRVDFDKSVEYWQQDKWTGYFPVKWHFVKDVPNSLLKHITLENNENKPVTNSRDTQEVKLEQGLEMIKIFKEHSSKTCILDDFGFYEDREKMIQEKKAKQQQLKKQVWDGKPSDEKKELVNGS; translated from the exons ATGGCTACCCTTTCATCTTCTGCTGAAC AAACTTCAGATTTGCTGCAGAAATTATCCATAGACTCACAAACAAAAACCTTAGACATGCCCGAGCCCACCAACAAG CCAAGTGACCGGTCTGTGACCCCAGTGCTGTCCAACTTCATGGATCCAACTGTGTGCTATCTTCCTAATGGTTATCCCTCGTACTACTATGGTG GCTATAATGGAACTGGCGAGTGGGACGACTACTCAAAGTATCTGAATACAGAAGGAGTAGATATGACTTCT ggAAACGGATCTGCTATGTATCCTCATGGTTATTGGTATGGACCCTATGGCCCATATTCCCCAGCAGCTTCTCCAGTTCCTACAATGGGAAATGATGGTCAGTTATATGGTCCTCAGCACTACCAATATCCTACTCCCTATTTCCAGCCATTGACTCCTACCAGTGAGCCCTTCATCCCCAGCCACGTAGCCCCTTCACAAGGCGATCTTTCTATCACAACAGCTGCTGACCAGAAGTCTTTGCCTGTGGAAACAGGTAAAGAGAATTCTAATGGCATTGCAAATGGTGGGGATGTTAAAGGAGCCAATGGTGCAGTTCCTTACAAACCTAAGTATCAAAATTCATATGGAAGGGGTAGTTATACAAAGGGCATTCCTGCTTCTGGTTACAAGGATCTGAGATCTTGTTTTGATAGGTTACAGCCTGATATCCCGTTGCTGGATAGTTCTGTACTTTCCGATGGCCTGTATAGGAACACTgatatttcttcttcattttcaaagGCTAGCAATGCTCCATCTTCAAGAAATCAGAATTTCCATCAAAATTCTCATTTCATG GGATGGCAGCACCCCGGTCTGGCATCAGGCATGGGTTCAACTCATGGATATATGAATAGGATGTATTCAAACAAACTCTATGGTCAATATGGGAATGGTTTCAAATCTGGCATGGGCTTTGGATCTGGTGGTTATAATGCAGGAATAAATGGTCAAGGGTGGTTGCCTATCGACAGCAAATATAAACCCAAGGGGCAAGGCAATGGTTATTTTGGTTTTCGCAATGAGAATATTGATGGCTTGAATGAGCTGAACAGAGGACCTAGGGCCAAGGGCTATTTCAAAAACCAGAAGGGTTTTGTTCCTTCCACAGTTGCAGTCAAGGGGCAGAGTGTGCCATCAAGTGATGCTAATGCTGAGGAGAAGGATAAGACAACTGAGGTTCCTGATCGAGAACAATATAACAAAGCAGATTTCCCAGTGGAATATGTTGATGCtaaatttttcattattaaatcTTACAGCGAGGATGATGTGCATAAGTGCATTAAATACAATGTCTGGGCCAGCACACCAAATGGTAACAAGAAGCTTGATGCAGCATATCAAGAGGCTGGGCAGAAATCTGGTGGCTGCCCAGTGTTCCTTTTATTCTCG gtCAATACCAGTGGGCAATTTGTGGGACTTGCAGAGATGACGGGCCGAGTTGATTTTGACAAGAGTGTGGAATATTGGCAACAAGACAAGTGGACAGGCTATTTCCCTGTGAAGTGGCACTTTGTGAAGGATGTTCCCAACAGTTTGTTGAAGCATATTACCCTCGAAAACAATGAGAACAAACCTGTAACCAACAGCAGGGACACTCAAGAG GTCAAGTTAGAGCAAGGGCTTGAAATGATAAAGATATTCAAGGAACATAGCAGCAAAACATGCATATTAGATGATTTTGGGTTTTACGAGGATCGGGAGAAGATGATTCAGGAGAAGAAGGCCAAGCAACAGCAGCTCAAGAAACAG GTATGGGATGGAAAGCCAAGTGATGAAAAGAAAGAGCTGGTAAATGGTTCATAG
- the LOC7457687 gene encoding YTH domain-containing protein ECT2 isoform X2, with the protein MATLSSSAEQTSDLLQKLSIDSQTKTLDMPEPTNKPSDRSVTPVLSNFMDPTVCYLPNGYPSYYYGGYNGTGEWDDYSKYLNTEGVDMTSGNGSAMYPHGYWYGPYGPYSPAASPVPTMGNDGQLYGPQHYQYPTPYFQPLTPTSEPFIPSHVAPSQGDLSITTAADQKSLPVETGKENSNGIANGGDVKGANGAVPYKPKYQNSYGRGSYTKGIPASGYKDLRSCFDRLQPDIPLLDSSVLSDGLYRNTDISSSFSKASNAPSSRNQNFHQNSHFMGWQHPGLASGMGSTHGYMNRMYSNKLYGQYGNGFKSGMGFGSGGYNAGINGQGWLPIDSKYKPKGQGNGYFGFRNENIDGLNELNRGPRAKGYFKNQKGFVPSTVAVKGQSVPSSDANAEEKDKTTEVPDREQYNKADFPVEYVDAKFFIIKSYSEDDVHKCIKYNVWASTPNGNKKLDAAYQEAGQKSGGCPVFLLFSVNTSGQFVGLAEMTGRVDFDKSVEYWQQDKWTGYFPVKWHFVKDVPNSLLKHITLENNENKPVTNSRDTQEVKLEQGLEMIKIFKEHSSKTCILDDFGFYEDREKMIQEKKAKQQQLKKQCALVQVWDGKPSDEKKELVNGS; encoded by the exons ATGGCTACCCTTTCATCTTCTGCTGAAC AAACTTCAGATTTGCTGCAGAAATTATCCATAGACTCACAAACAAAAACCTTAGACATGCCCGAGCCCACCAACAAG CCAAGTGACCGGTCTGTGACCCCAGTGCTGTCCAACTTCATGGATCCAACTGTGTGCTATCTTCCTAATGGTTATCCCTCGTACTACTATGGTG GCTATAATGGAACTGGCGAGTGGGACGACTACTCAAAGTATCTGAATACAGAAGGAGTAGATATGACTTCT ggAAACGGATCTGCTATGTATCCTCATGGTTATTGGTATGGACCCTATGGCCCATATTCCCCAGCAGCTTCTCCAGTTCCTACAATGGGAAATGATGGTCAGTTATATGGTCCTCAGCACTACCAATATCCTACTCCCTATTTCCAGCCATTGACTCCTACCAGTGAGCCCTTCATCCCCAGCCACGTAGCCCCTTCACAAGGCGATCTTTCTATCACAACAGCTGCTGACCAGAAGTCTTTGCCTGTGGAAACAGGTAAAGAGAATTCTAATGGCATTGCAAATGGTGGGGATGTTAAAGGAGCCAATGGTGCAGTTCCTTACAAACCTAAGTATCAAAATTCATATGGAAGGGGTAGTTATACAAAGGGCATTCCTGCTTCTGGTTACAAGGATCTGAGATCTTGTTTTGATAGGTTACAGCCTGATATCCCGTTGCTGGATAGTTCTGTACTTTCCGATGGCCTGTATAGGAACACTgatatttcttcttcattttcaaagGCTAGCAATGCTCCATCTTCAAGAAATCAGAATTTCCATCAAAATTCTCATTTCATG GGATGGCAGCACCCCGGTCTGGCATCAGGCATGGGTTCAACTCATGGATATATGAATAGGATGTATTCAAACAAACTCTATGGTCAATATGGGAATGGTTTCAAATCTGGCATGGGCTTTGGATCTGGTGGTTATAATGCAGGAATAAATGGTCAAGGGTGGTTGCCTATCGACAGCAAATATAAACCCAAGGGGCAAGGCAATGGTTATTTTGGTTTTCGCAATGAGAATATTGATGGCTTGAATGAGCTGAACAGAGGACCTAGGGCCAAGGGCTATTTCAAAAACCAGAAGGGTTTTGTTCCTTCCACAGTTGCAGTCAAGGGGCAGAGTGTGCCATCAAGTGATGCTAATGCTGAGGAGAAGGATAAGACAACTGAGGTTCCTGATCGAGAACAATATAACAAAGCAGATTTCCCAGTGGAATATGTTGATGCtaaatttttcattattaaatcTTACAGCGAGGATGATGTGCATAAGTGCATTAAATACAATGTCTGGGCCAGCACACCAAATGGTAACAAGAAGCTTGATGCAGCATATCAAGAGGCTGGGCAGAAATCTGGTGGCTGCCCAGTGTTCCTTTTATTCTCG gtCAATACCAGTGGGCAATTTGTGGGACTTGCAGAGATGACGGGCCGAGTTGATTTTGACAAGAGTGTGGAATATTGGCAACAAGACAAGTGGACAGGCTATTTCCCTGTGAAGTGGCACTTTGTGAAGGATGTTCCCAACAGTTTGTTGAAGCATATTACCCTCGAAAACAATGAGAACAAACCTGTAACCAACAGCAGGGACACTCAAGAG GTCAAGTTAGAGCAAGGGCTTGAAATGATAAAGATATTCAAGGAACATAGCAGCAAAACATGCATATTAGATGATTTTGGGTTTTACGAGGATCGGGAGAAGATGATTCAGGAGAAGAAGGCCAAGCAACAGCAGCTCAAGAAACAG TGTGCATTAGTGCAGGTATGGGATGGAAAGCCAAGTGATGAAAAGAAAGAGCTGGTAAATGGTTCATAG
- the LOC7457687 gene encoding YTH domain-containing protein ECT2 isoform X1 — MATLSSSAEQTSDLLQKLSIDSQTKTLDMPEPTNKIQPSDRSVTPVLSNFMDPTVCYLPNGYPSYYYGGYNGTGEWDDYSKYLNTEGVDMTSGNGSAMYPHGYWYGPYGPYSPAASPVPTMGNDGQLYGPQHYQYPTPYFQPLTPTSEPFIPSHVAPSQGDLSITTAADQKSLPVETGKENSNGIANGGDVKGANGAVPYKPKYQNSYGRGSYTKGIPASGYKDLRSCFDRLQPDIPLLDSSVLSDGLYRNTDISSSFSKASNAPSSRNQNFHQNSHFMGWQHPGLASGMGSTHGYMNRMYSNKLYGQYGNGFKSGMGFGSGGYNAGINGQGWLPIDSKYKPKGQGNGYFGFRNENIDGLNELNRGPRAKGYFKNQKGFVPSTVAVKGQSVPSSDANAEEKDKTTEVPDREQYNKADFPVEYVDAKFFIIKSYSEDDVHKCIKYNVWASTPNGNKKLDAAYQEAGQKSGGCPVFLLFSVNTSGQFVGLAEMTGRVDFDKSVEYWQQDKWTGYFPVKWHFVKDVPNSLLKHITLENNENKPVTNSRDTQEVKLEQGLEMIKIFKEHSSKTCILDDFGFYEDREKMIQEKKAKQQQLKKQCALVQVWDGKPSDEKKELVNGS, encoded by the exons ATGGCTACCCTTTCATCTTCTGCTGAAC AAACTTCAGATTTGCTGCAGAAATTATCCATAGACTCACAAACAAAAACCTTAGACATGCCCGAGCCCACCAACAAG ATCCAGCCAAGTGACCGGTCTGTGACCCCAGTGCTGTCCAACTTCATGGATCCAACTGTGTGCTATCTTCCTAATGGTTATCCCTCGTACTACTATGGTG GCTATAATGGAACTGGCGAGTGGGACGACTACTCAAAGTATCTGAATACAGAAGGAGTAGATATGACTTCT ggAAACGGATCTGCTATGTATCCTCATGGTTATTGGTATGGACCCTATGGCCCATATTCCCCAGCAGCTTCTCCAGTTCCTACAATGGGAAATGATGGTCAGTTATATGGTCCTCAGCACTACCAATATCCTACTCCCTATTTCCAGCCATTGACTCCTACCAGTGAGCCCTTCATCCCCAGCCACGTAGCCCCTTCACAAGGCGATCTTTCTATCACAACAGCTGCTGACCAGAAGTCTTTGCCTGTGGAAACAGGTAAAGAGAATTCTAATGGCATTGCAAATGGTGGGGATGTTAAAGGAGCCAATGGTGCAGTTCCTTACAAACCTAAGTATCAAAATTCATATGGAAGGGGTAGTTATACAAAGGGCATTCCTGCTTCTGGTTACAAGGATCTGAGATCTTGTTTTGATAGGTTACAGCCTGATATCCCGTTGCTGGATAGTTCTGTACTTTCCGATGGCCTGTATAGGAACACTgatatttcttcttcattttcaaagGCTAGCAATGCTCCATCTTCAAGAAATCAGAATTTCCATCAAAATTCTCATTTCATG GGATGGCAGCACCCCGGTCTGGCATCAGGCATGGGTTCAACTCATGGATATATGAATAGGATGTATTCAAACAAACTCTATGGTCAATATGGGAATGGTTTCAAATCTGGCATGGGCTTTGGATCTGGTGGTTATAATGCAGGAATAAATGGTCAAGGGTGGTTGCCTATCGACAGCAAATATAAACCCAAGGGGCAAGGCAATGGTTATTTTGGTTTTCGCAATGAGAATATTGATGGCTTGAATGAGCTGAACAGAGGACCTAGGGCCAAGGGCTATTTCAAAAACCAGAAGGGTTTTGTTCCTTCCACAGTTGCAGTCAAGGGGCAGAGTGTGCCATCAAGTGATGCTAATGCTGAGGAGAAGGATAAGACAACTGAGGTTCCTGATCGAGAACAATATAACAAAGCAGATTTCCCAGTGGAATATGTTGATGCtaaatttttcattattaaatcTTACAGCGAGGATGATGTGCATAAGTGCATTAAATACAATGTCTGGGCCAGCACACCAAATGGTAACAAGAAGCTTGATGCAGCATATCAAGAGGCTGGGCAGAAATCTGGTGGCTGCCCAGTGTTCCTTTTATTCTCG gtCAATACCAGTGGGCAATTTGTGGGACTTGCAGAGATGACGGGCCGAGTTGATTTTGACAAGAGTGTGGAATATTGGCAACAAGACAAGTGGACAGGCTATTTCCCTGTGAAGTGGCACTTTGTGAAGGATGTTCCCAACAGTTTGTTGAAGCATATTACCCTCGAAAACAATGAGAACAAACCTGTAACCAACAGCAGGGACACTCAAGAG GTCAAGTTAGAGCAAGGGCTTGAAATGATAAAGATATTCAAGGAACATAGCAGCAAAACATGCATATTAGATGATTTTGGGTTTTACGAGGATCGGGAGAAGATGATTCAGGAGAAGAAGGCCAAGCAACAGCAGCTCAAGAAACAG TGTGCATTAGTGCAGGTATGGGATGGAAAGCCAAGTGATGAAAAGAAAGAGCTGGTAAATGGTTCATAG
- the LOC7457687 gene encoding YTH domain-containing protein ECT2 isoform X3, whose amino-acid sequence MATLSSSAEQTSDLLQKLSIDSQTKTLDMPEPTNKIQPSDRSVTPVLSNFMDPTVCYLPNGYPSYYYGGYNGTGEWDDYSKYLNTEGVDMTSGNGSAMYPHGYWYGPYGPYSPAASPVPTMGNDGQLYGPQHYQYPTPYFQPLTPTSEPFIPSHVAPSQGDLSITTAADQKSLPVETGKENSNGIANGGDVKGANGAVPYKPKYQNSYGRGSYTKGIPASGYKDLRSCFDRLQPDIPLLDSSVLSDGLYRNTDISSSFSKASNAPSSRNQNFHQNSHFMGWQHPGLASGMGSTHGYMNRMYSNKLYGQYGNGFKSGMGFGSGGYNAGINGQGWLPIDSKYKPKGQGNGYFGFRNENIDGLNELNRGPRAKGYFKNQKGFVPSTVAVKGQSVPSSDANAEEKDKTTEVPDREQYNKADFPVEYVDAKFFIIKSYSEDDVHKCIKYNVWASTPNGNKKLDAAYQEAGQKSGGCPVFLLFSVNTSGQFVGLAEMTGRVDFDKSVEYWQQDKWTGYFPVKWHFVKDVPNSLLKHITLENNENKPVTNSRDTQEVKLEQGLEMIKIFKEHSSKTCILDDFGFYEDREKMIQEKKAKQQQLKKQVWDGKPSDEKKELVNGS is encoded by the exons ATGGCTACCCTTTCATCTTCTGCTGAAC AAACTTCAGATTTGCTGCAGAAATTATCCATAGACTCACAAACAAAAACCTTAGACATGCCCGAGCCCACCAACAAG ATCCAGCCAAGTGACCGGTCTGTGACCCCAGTGCTGTCCAACTTCATGGATCCAACTGTGTGCTATCTTCCTAATGGTTATCCCTCGTACTACTATGGTG GCTATAATGGAACTGGCGAGTGGGACGACTACTCAAAGTATCTGAATACAGAAGGAGTAGATATGACTTCT ggAAACGGATCTGCTATGTATCCTCATGGTTATTGGTATGGACCCTATGGCCCATATTCCCCAGCAGCTTCTCCAGTTCCTACAATGGGAAATGATGGTCAGTTATATGGTCCTCAGCACTACCAATATCCTACTCCCTATTTCCAGCCATTGACTCCTACCAGTGAGCCCTTCATCCCCAGCCACGTAGCCCCTTCACAAGGCGATCTTTCTATCACAACAGCTGCTGACCAGAAGTCTTTGCCTGTGGAAACAGGTAAAGAGAATTCTAATGGCATTGCAAATGGTGGGGATGTTAAAGGAGCCAATGGTGCAGTTCCTTACAAACCTAAGTATCAAAATTCATATGGAAGGGGTAGTTATACAAAGGGCATTCCTGCTTCTGGTTACAAGGATCTGAGATCTTGTTTTGATAGGTTACAGCCTGATATCCCGTTGCTGGATAGTTCTGTACTTTCCGATGGCCTGTATAGGAACACTgatatttcttcttcattttcaaagGCTAGCAATGCTCCATCTTCAAGAAATCAGAATTTCCATCAAAATTCTCATTTCATG GGATGGCAGCACCCCGGTCTGGCATCAGGCATGGGTTCAACTCATGGATATATGAATAGGATGTATTCAAACAAACTCTATGGTCAATATGGGAATGGTTTCAAATCTGGCATGGGCTTTGGATCTGGTGGTTATAATGCAGGAATAAATGGTCAAGGGTGGTTGCCTATCGACAGCAAATATAAACCCAAGGGGCAAGGCAATGGTTATTTTGGTTTTCGCAATGAGAATATTGATGGCTTGAATGAGCTGAACAGAGGACCTAGGGCCAAGGGCTATTTCAAAAACCAGAAGGGTTTTGTTCCTTCCACAGTTGCAGTCAAGGGGCAGAGTGTGCCATCAAGTGATGCTAATGCTGAGGAGAAGGATAAGACAACTGAGGTTCCTGATCGAGAACAATATAACAAAGCAGATTTCCCAGTGGAATATGTTGATGCtaaatttttcattattaaatcTTACAGCGAGGATGATGTGCATAAGTGCATTAAATACAATGTCTGGGCCAGCACACCAAATGGTAACAAGAAGCTTGATGCAGCATATCAAGAGGCTGGGCAGAAATCTGGTGGCTGCCCAGTGTTCCTTTTATTCTCG gtCAATACCAGTGGGCAATTTGTGGGACTTGCAGAGATGACGGGCCGAGTTGATTTTGACAAGAGTGTGGAATATTGGCAACAAGACAAGTGGACAGGCTATTTCCCTGTGAAGTGGCACTTTGTGAAGGATGTTCCCAACAGTTTGTTGAAGCATATTACCCTCGAAAACAATGAGAACAAACCTGTAACCAACAGCAGGGACACTCAAGAG GTCAAGTTAGAGCAAGGGCTTGAAATGATAAAGATATTCAAGGAACATAGCAGCAAAACATGCATATTAGATGATTTTGGGTTTTACGAGGATCGGGAGAAGATGATTCAGGAGAAGAAGGCCAAGCAACAGCAGCTCAAGAAACAG GTATGGGATGGAAAGCCAAGTGATGAAAAGAAAGAGCTGGTAAATGGTTCATAG